One part of the Tenacibaculum sp. 190130A14a genome encodes these proteins:
- a CDS encoding DUF4835 family protein yields the protein MRKFLLGVVLLVSSFVQAQEINALVTINADKVQSSNKQVYQTLQKALTEFINQTKWTNRNFKPQERINCAFTIIVSEQNNNQFLGSLQIQSTRPVYGSSYATPLLNINDTGFNFEYNEFDPLLFNPTRFDSNLVSTIVFYVYTILGVDADTFALKGGQEYLKKAENVMLQAQQSGDTNWQNQVGKQNRFALIDGLLSSKFETLRNIYYNYHRQGFDYFSEDENKAKQAIEKAVIDLDKMFNITVGNYMIRVFLDAKSDEIVNVFSDGRPTSNQAKMVQTLRDISPTYSDKWKRIN from the coding sequence ATGCGTAAGTTTTTATTAGGAGTAGTCTTACTTGTTTCTTCGTTTGTTCAAGCGCAAGAAATAAATGCTTTGGTAACCATTAATGCTGATAAAGTTCAAAGTTCAAATAAGCAAGTTTATCAAACGTTACAAAAGGCGTTGACAGAGTTTATAAACCAAACAAAATGGACTAATAGAAATTTTAAACCGCAAGAACGTATTAATTGTGCATTTACAATTATAGTAAGTGAACAAAATAATAATCAGTTTTTAGGAAGCTTGCAAATTCAATCGACAAGACCGGTGTATGGTTCTTCATATGCAACACCTCTTTTAAATATCAATGATACAGGATTTAATTTTGAATATAATGAGTTTGATCCGTTGTTATTTAATCCCACAAGATTTGATTCTAATTTAGTATCTACCATTGTTTTTTATGTGTACACCATTTTAGGAGTAGATGCAGATACATTTGCATTAAAAGGAGGACAAGAGTATTTGAAAAAAGCGGAGAACGTAATGTTACAGGCACAACAAAGTGGTGATACAAACTGGCAAAACCAAGTAGGAAAGCAAAATAGATTTGCTTTGATTGATGGTTTGTTATCTTCAAAATTTGAGACCTTACGAAATATATATTATAACTATCATAGACAAGGATTTGATTACTTTTCAGAAGACGAAAATAAAGCAAAACAAGCTATTGAAAAGGCGGTAATAGATTTGGATAAGATGTTCAATATAACCGTTGGTAACTACATGATTCGTGTATTTTTAGATGCAAAATCAGATGAAATTGTAAATGTTTTTTCAGATGGTCGACCTACTAGTAATCAAGCAAAAATGGTACAAACGTTAAGAGATATTTCTCCAACTTACTCAGACAAGTGGAAGAGAATTAATTAA
- the recN gene encoding DNA repair protein RecN, which produces MLAHLTIQNYALINQLSIDLSSGLSIITGETGAGKSILLGALGLVTGNRADLSSLKNTEKKCVIEAQFSVADYNLQELFDELDVDYENETIIRREILPSGKSRAFVNDTPVTLSVLQSLKTKLLDIHSQHQTMELSDTNFQFHVIDVLARNHTKIASYKRGLKKYNGLQKELKTLLLSQEEAKQQYEYNLHLFKELEEAELQIGEQKSIEEKLDKLNNVEEIKLNLSEALEKTINEEVGIQTMLYSLENNLQKISSFSKEYEELSNRVSSLKIELDDVAKEIENANELIEYNPSEIEELNDRLQLIYNLQKKHFVSSIEELQKIHESLADKVAQVEDAGSIIANKEKEIAHVAEKLDALAQTISSARNKVIPKLKKELEVLLADLGMPNARFAIDVNLSDNYFSNGKDELSFLFSANKGGNFGELKKVASGGELSRIMLSIKKILSENSKLPTIIFDEIDTGVSGEVSNKIAAIMQQMSSHMQVITITHLPQIAAKGVQHYKVYKSEVEGITESNLKLLSTQERVEEIAEMLSGKDFSESALTHAKELLN; this is translated from the coding sequence TTGTTAGCACATTTAACTATACAAAACTATGCATTAATCAATCAGTTATCTATTGATTTAAGCAGTGGACTATCTATTATAACAGGAGAAACAGGAGCAGGTAAATCTATTTTATTAGGAGCTTTAGGTTTGGTTACTGGGAATAGAGCTGATTTATCTTCTTTAAAAAATACAGAAAAAAAATGTGTAATAGAAGCACAATTTTCTGTAGCAGATTATAATCTTCAAGAATTATTTGATGAATTGGATGTAGATTATGAGAATGAAACTATCATTAGAAGAGAAATTCTTCCTTCAGGAAAATCAAGAGCATTTGTAAATGACACTCCAGTAACATTATCCGTTTTACAATCTTTAAAAACAAAGTTACTTGATATTCATTCACAGCATCAAACGATGGAGTTGTCAGACACTAATTTTCAATTTCATGTTATTGATGTTTTAGCAAGAAATCATACAAAAATAGCTTCTTATAAAAGAGGTTTGAAAAAGTATAATGGCTTACAGAAAGAATTAAAAACGTTATTGCTTTCTCAAGAAGAAGCGAAACAACAATATGAGTATAACTTGCATTTATTTAAAGAGTTAGAAGAAGCTGAGTTACAGATTGGAGAACAAAAAAGTATAGAAGAGAAATTAGATAAGCTGAATAATGTTGAGGAAATTAAGTTAAACTTATCTGAAGCACTAGAAAAGACAATCAATGAAGAAGTTGGTATTCAAACGATGTTGTACTCTCTAGAGAATAATTTGCAAAAAATCAGTTCCTTTTCTAAAGAATACGAGGAGTTAAGTAACCGAGTTTCTAGCCTGAAAATTGAGTTAGATGATGTAGCAAAAGAAATAGAAAATGCAAATGAGTTGATTGAATACAATCCTTCAGAAATTGAAGAGCTGAATGATCGTTTACAATTGATTTATAATTTACAAAAGAAACATTTTGTAAGTTCTATTGAAGAGTTACAAAAGATTCATGAATCTTTGGCAGATAAGGTAGCTCAAGTAGAAGATGCTGGTAGTATTATAGCTAATAAAGAAAAAGAGATTGCTCATGTTGCTGAAAAGCTGGACGCGCTGGCACAAACAATTTCAAGTGCTAGGAATAAAGTGATTCCAAAGTTAAAAAAGGAATTAGAGGTATTATTAGCAGATTTAGGAATGCCGAATGCTAGATTTGCTATTGATGTGAACTTATCTGATAACTATTTTTCAAATGGAAAGGATGAATTATCATTTTTATTTTCTGCAAATAAAGGTGGGAATTTCGGAGAACTGAAAAAAGTAGCTTCTGGAGGAGAACTTTCTAGAATTATGCTATCAATTAAAAAGATATTATCTGAAAATAGTAAACTTCCAACCATAATTTTTGATGAGATAGACACTGGAGTTTCCGGAGAGGTTTCAAATAAAATAGCTGCAATTATGCAACAAATGAGTAGTCATATGCAAGTAATAACTATTACGCATTTACCACAAATTGCAGCCAAAGGTGTTCAACACTACAAAGTATATAAATCTGAAGTAGAAGGAATAACAGAGTCTAATTTAAAATTACTTTCAACACAAGAAAGAGTAGAAGAAATAGCAGAAATGCTAAGTGGAAAAGACTTCTCTGAAAGTGCTTTAACTCATGCAAAAGAATTATTAAATTAA